From Sodalis glossinidius str. 'morsitans', the proteins below share one genomic window:
- the thiL gene encoding thiamine-phosphate kinase has translation MACGEFDLIDRYFNRMRSTRRDVVVGIGDDCALLSVAEKKWIAVSTDTLVAGTHFLPDISPSDLGYKSLAVNLSDLAAIGADPAWLSLALTLPSVEEDWLAAFSDSFFQQLDYYDMQLIGGDTTRGPLSLTLTIQGIVPAGRALSRHGACIGDWIYVTGTLGDSAAGLAILQQRLQVLDPQDRQYLLARHLRPQPRILQGQALRDLASAAIDISDGIITDLRHILTRSDCGARINLDDIPYSPALLRHTTPDQALRWALGGGEDYELCFTVPEINRGALDVALSHTGAPFTCIGQIGPRSEGIQFMRHHQPVEYDWHGYDHFKRDDIA, from the coding sequence ATGGCATGTGGTGAGTTTGACCTCATTGACCGCTATTTCAACCGGATGCGCAGTACGCGCCGGGATGTGGTGGTGGGCATCGGCGATGACTGTGCGCTGCTGTCGGTAGCTGAGAAAAAGTGGATTGCGGTCAGTACGGATACGCTGGTGGCGGGCACGCATTTTCTGCCGGACATCAGTCCGTCTGACTTAGGCTATAAATCGCTGGCGGTGAACTTGAGCGATCTGGCCGCCATAGGGGCAGATCCGGCCTGGCTTTCGCTGGCGCTGACCTTGCCCTCGGTGGAAGAGGATTGGCTGGCCGCCTTTAGCGACAGCTTTTTCCAGCAGTTGGATTATTACGATATGCAGCTTATCGGTGGCGACACTACCCGAGGCCCGCTGAGCCTGACGCTGACTATTCAAGGTATCGTCCCCGCGGGCCGCGCGCTGTCCCGCCACGGTGCCTGCATCGGCGACTGGATCTATGTTACTGGAACGCTGGGGGACAGCGCGGCCGGCCTGGCGATACTGCAACAGCGTCTGCAGGTTCTGGATCCACAGGACAGGCAATATTTGCTGGCGCGTCATTTGCGTCCGCAGCCACGTATTTTGCAGGGGCAGGCACTGCGCGATCTCGCCAGCGCCGCCATCGACATTTCCGACGGTATTATCACGGATTTACGCCATATCCTTACCCGTAGTGATTGCGGCGCCCGCATCAATCTGGACGATATCCCCTATTCACCGGCGCTGCTGCGCCACACCACACCCGACCAGGCGCTGCGCTGGGCGCTCGGCGGCGGCGAAGATTACGAACTGTGCTTTACAGTGCCTGAAATCAACCGCGGCGCGTTAGATGTGGCTTTAAGCCATACCGGCGCGCCTTTTACCTGCATCGGCCAAATCGGGCCGCGAAGCGAAGGGATTCAATTTATGCGTCATCACCAGCCGGTAGAGTATGACTGGCACGGGTATGACCATTTCAAACGGGACGATATTGCATGA
- the pgpA gene encoding phosphatidylglycerophosphatase A, which produces MTMDMLVAKRRVKLSNPWHLLATGFGSGMFPWMPGTIGSLAAIPIWCLLVVLPWQLYSLAVMFSLCMGVYFCHQTAWDMGVHDHGCIVWDEFVGMWITLMALPVNDWRWVLAGFLLFRLLDIWKPWPIRWFDRKVHGGMGIIIDDVVAGIIAAGVFYWIGHHWPLF; this is translated from the coding sequence ATGACGATGGATATGCTGGTCGCCAAGCGGCGGGTTAAACTCTCCAATCCCTGGCATTTGCTGGCGACGGGTTTTGGCAGCGGGATGTTTCCCTGGATGCCCGGTACCATTGGTTCGCTGGCGGCGATTCCGATTTGGTGCCTGTTGGTGGTGCTGCCGTGGCAGCTTTATTCGCTGGCGGTTATGTTCAGCCTGTGCATGGGGGTCTATTTTTGCCATCAGACGGCGTGGGATATGGGCGTACACGACCACGGCTGCATTGTCTGGGACGAGTTTGTCGGCATGTGGATCACCTTGATGGCATTGCCGGTAAACGATTGGCGCTGGGTGCTGGCGGGCTTTTTGCTGTTCCGGCTGCTTGATATCTGGAAACCCTGGCCGATTCGCTGGTTCGACCGCAAGGTACACGGCGGTATGGGCATCATTATCGACGATGTGGTGGCGGGAATTATCGCCGCCGGCGTGTTTTACTGGATAGGACACCACTGGCCGCTGTTTTGA
- the dxs gene encoding 1-deoxy-D-xylulose-5-phosphate synthase — translation MSLDIKKYPTLVLADNPMELRQLPKESLVALCDELRQFLLDSVSRSSGHFASGLGTVELTVALHYVYNTPFDRLIWDVGHQAYPHKILTGRRDRIATIRQRNGLHPFPWRGESEYDQLSVGHSSTSISAGLGMAVAAEHEGLGRRTVCVIGDGAITAGMAFEAMNHAGDIKSDLLVVLNDNEMSISENVGALNNHLAQILSGKLYSTLREGGKKVLSGIPPIKELVKRTEEHIKGMVVPGTLFEELGFNYIGPVDGHDVQGLVQTLKNMRAKKGPQLLHIMTKKGRGYAPAEKDPISWHAVPKFDPHMGTLPKSGDGCPTYSAIFGDWLCATAADDDKLMAITPAMREGSGMVAFSRQYPRQYFDVAIAEQHAVTFAAGLAIGGYHPVVAIYSTFLQRAYDQVIHDVAIQNLPVLFAIDRGGVVGADGQTHQGAFDLSYLRCIPNMVIMTPSDENECRLMLHTGYHYQAGPSTVRYPRGNSTGAPLTDLHELPLGKGVVHRQGAGVAILNFGTLLPQAEHAAQAINATLVDMRFVKPLDDTLISELAASHQALVTVEENAIMGGAGSGVNEYVMQQRLQVPVLNIGLPDHFIPQGSQEEIRADLGLDGAGIQRQIKDWLA, via the coding sequence ATGAGCCTTGATATCAAAAAGTATCCGACGCTGGTCCTAGCCGACAATCCTATGGAACTGCGTCAGTTGCCCAAAGAGAGTTTGGTGGCGCTGTGCGACGAGCTGCGGCAATTTCTGCTCGACAGCGTAAGCCGCTCAAGCGGCCATTTCGCCTCGGGGCTGGGCACGGTGGAACTGACGGTGGCGCTGCATTATGTGTACAACACGCCGTTCGACCGGCTGATTTGGGATGTCGGCCATCAGGCTTATCCCCATAAAATCCTGACCGGGCGACGGGACCGTATTGCTACTATTCGCCAGCGTAACGGCCTGCATCCGTTTCCCTGGCGTGGCGAAAGTGAATACGACCAGCTCTCGGTAGGTCATTCCTCCACCTCCATCAGCGCCGGTCTCGGTATGGCGGTGGCGGCGGAACATGAGGGATTGGGCCGCCGCACGGTTTGCGTTATCGGCGATGGCGCCATTACCGCCGGCATGGCCTTCGAGGCCATGAACCATGCCGGCGATATCAAATCTGATTTGCTGGTGGTGCTGAACGACAATGAAATGTCCATTTCGGAAAATGTCGGGGCGCTGAATAACCATTTGGCGCAGATCCTGTCCGGCAAGCTCTACTCGACCCTGCGCGAAGGCGGCAAAAAGGTGCTGTCTGGTATCCCGCCGATTAAAGAGCTGGTGAAGCGCACCGAAGAGCACATTAAAGGCATGGTGGTGCCGGGCACACTGTTCGAGGAGCTGGGGTTTAACTATATCGGCCCGGTGGACGGCCATGATGTCCAGGGACTGGTGCAGACGCTGAAGAATATGCGGGCCAAAAAAGGACCGCAGCTGCTGCATATCATGACGAAAAAAGGCCGTGGCTATGCGCCAGCCGAGAAAGACCCTATCAGTTGGCATGCGGTGCCGAAATTCGATCCCCACATGGGAACCCTGCCGAAAAGCGGCGACGGATGCCCCACTTACTCAGCCATTTTCGGCGACTGGCTGTGCGCCACCGCCGCGGATGATGACAAATTGATGGCGATTACGCCCGCCATGCGCGAAGGCTCCGGCATGGTGGCGTTTTCGCGCCAATATCCGCGCCAGTATTTTGATGTAGCCATCGCCGAGCAGCATGCGGTCACCTTTGCCGCCGGGCTAGCCATCGGCGGGTATCACCCCGTGGTGGCCATCTATTCTACCTTTTTACAGCGCGCCTACGATCAGGTGATCCATGACGTCGCGATACAGAATTTGCCGGTACTGTTTGCCATCGATCGCGGCGGCGTTGTCGGCGCCGACGGGCAGACTCACCAAGGCGCGTTTGATCTCTCCTACCTGCGCTGCATCCCCAATATGGTCATCATGACGCCAAGCGATGAAAACGAATGCCGACTGATGCTGCACACGGGTTATCACTACCAGGCTGGGCCAAGCACAGTGCGCTACCCGCGCGGTAACAGCACCGGCGCCCCGCTCACCGATTTGCATGAACTACCGCTGGGTAAAGGGGTGGTACACCGCCAGGGCGCCGGCGTGGCAATTCTCAATTTCGGTACGTTGCTGCCCCAAGCCGAACACGCGGCGCAAGCGATAAATGCAACCCTGGTGGATATGCGCTTCGTTAAGCCCCTCGACGACACGCTGATAAGCGAGCTGGCCGCCAGCCATCAGGCGCTGGTGACGGTCGAGGAGAATGCCATCATGGGCGGCGCCGGCAGCGGCGTAAACGAGTATGTGATGCAGCAGCGGCTGCAGGTGCCGGTATTGAATATCGGCCTGCCGGACCATTTCATTCCTCAAGGCAGCCAGGAGGAGATCCGCGCGGATCTGGGCCTCGACGGCGCAGGGATACAGCGGCAAATCAAGGATTGGCTGGCTTAA
- the ispA gene encoding (2E,6E)-farnesyl diphosphate synthase has translation MTDFARALENSRQQVDAALERYLSVLANPQAPLIQAMRHGALLGGKRLRPFLVYQTGRLFGLTAASLDAPAAAIECIHAYSLIHDDLPAMDNDALRRGLPTCHVKFGETTAILAGDALQTLAFSILADVEMPKVSPQDRLQMISALAAASGADGMCLGQALDLEAEGQQVSAARLETIHRHKTGALIRSAVRMGVLAAGERGGPALRYLDRFAAAIGLAFQVQDDILDVVGDSQTTGKRQGADQALGKSTYPALLGLDMARAKAQDLYHESLASLECVAALGYDTATLMALARYIIERDK, from the coding sequence ATGACTGATTTCGCGCGCGCGCTTGAAAATAGCCGCCAGCAAGTGGACGCGGCGCTGGAACGTTATCTCAGCGTCCTCGCCAATCCGCAGGCTCCCCTTATCCAGGCCATGCGCCACGGCGCTTTGCTGGGGGGCAAACGGCTGCGCCCGTTCCTGGTGTACCAGACCGGCCGGTTGTTCGGGCTTACAGCCGCAAGCCTTGACGCGCCGGCCGCCGCGATTGAGTGTATCCATGCCTATTCTCTGATTCATGACGATCTGCCGGCAATGGATAATGATGCGCTGCGCCGCGGGTTACCGACCTGCCACGTCAAATTCGGCGAAACGACCGCCATTCTGGCCGGCGATGCACTGCAGACGCTGGCCTTCAGCATTCTGGCCGACGTGGAGATGCCGAAGGTGTCGCCACAGGATCGGCTACAAATGATCTCGGCGCTGGCCGCCGCCAGCGGCGCCGACGGTATGTGTCTTGGACAGGCGCTGGATTTAGAGGCCGAGGGGCAGCAGGTCTCCGCCGCGCGCCTCGAGACGATTCACCGCCACAAGACAGGCGCGCTTATCCGCTCGGCGGTTCGGATGGGTGTTCTGGCGGCCGGGGAACGCGGCGGACCGGCGCTGCGCTATCTCGATCGTTTCGCCGCCGCCATCGGCCTGGCTTTCCAGGTACAGGACGACATTCTTGATGTCGTGGGCGACAGCCAGACCACCGGCAAACGACAGGGAGCGGACCAAGCATTGGGTAAAAGCACCTATCCGGCCCTGCTGGGACTGGACATGGCGCGGGCCAAGGCTCAGGATCTGTATCATGAATCCCTGGCGTCCTTAGAATGTGTCGCCGCGCTCGGTTATGATACCGCCACGCTGATGGCGCTGGCGCGCTATATTATTGAACGTGACAAATAA
- the xseB gene encoding exodeoxyribonuclease VII small subunit, which yields MPKKAEKPASFETALKELEQIVTRLESGELPLEQALNEFEQGVQLARQGQKTLQQAEQRVQILLNDTPDAPLAPFAPENDAL from the coding sequence ATGCCAAAAAAAGCAGAAAAACCCGCCAGTTTTGAGACTGCGCTTAAAGAACTGGAGCAGATAGTCACCCGCCTGGAATCCGGTGAACTGCCGCTGGAGCAGGCACTTAATGAATTCGAGCAGGGCGTGCAGCTGGCGCGACAAGGTCAGAAAACCCTGCAACAGGCAGAACAGCGGGTGCAGATTCTGCTAAACGATACGCCAGACGCCCCGCTCGCTCCCTTTGCGCCGGAAAATGATGCGCTATGA
- the thiI gene encoding tRNA uracil 4-sulfurtransferase ThiI: MKFIIKLFPEITIKSQSVRLRFIKILTSNIRNILKHCDESVAVVRHWDHIEVRAGDEQHRPLVADALTLIPGIHHILAVEERPWQDMHDIYLQTLVMYRDRLVGKSFCVRVKRRGTHDFTSQDVERYVGGGLNQNVDNTRVKLTHPDETVLLEIDNDRLLLITERLEGLGGFPIGTQEDVLSLISGGFDSGVSSYMLMRRGCRVNYCFFNLGGAAHEIGVRQVAHHLWRRFGQSHKVRFVSLDFAPVVNEILAKVEDGQMGIVLKRMMVRAASAIAERYGIQALVTGEALGQVSSQTLTNLRLIDNASDTLILRPLISHDKEHIITLAHQIGTEEYAKTMPEYCGVISKSPTVRAVKSRIEQEEGQFDFAVLETAVAQAQVVDIRELVAEEGNAPVAEVETTAELGSGDVVLDIRSQDEQEGCPLTLANVAVQTLPFYKLGSHFGELDQSKLYLLYCDRGVMSRLQALYLREQGFQNVKVYRP, translated from the coding sequence ATGAAGTTTATCATCAAACTGTTTCCGGAAATCACGATAAAAAGCCAATCCGTGCGGTTGCGCTTTATAAAAATACTCACTAGCAATATTCGCAATATTCTCAAACATTGTGATGAGTCGGTGGCGGTGGTGCGTCATTGGGATCATATCGAGGTCCGCGCCGGCGATGAACAACACCGTCCTCTGGTAGCTGACGCATTGACCCTCATCCCCGGGATTCATCACATCCTGGCGGTGGAAGAGCGCCCCTGGCAGGATATGCATGATATTTACCTGCAAACGCTGGTCATGTACCGCGATCGTCTGGTGGGCAAAAGCTTTTGCGTGCGGGTCAAGCGCCGCGGCACGCACGATTTCACCTCCCAGGACGTGGAACGCTACGTCGGCGGCGGTTTAAACCAGAATGTGGACAATACCCGCGTAAAATTGACCCACCCCGACGAAACGGTTCTGCTGGAAATTGATAATGATCGGCTGCTGTTGATAACCGAGCGCCTCGAAGGGCTTGGCGGTTTCCCGATAGGTACCCAGGAAGATGTGCTGTCGCTTATCTCGGGCGGCTTCGATTCCGGCGTCTCCAGTTATATGCTGATGCGCCGCGGTTGCCGGGTTAATTATTGCTTTTTCAATCTTGGCGGCGCGGCGCATGAAATCGGTGTCCGTCAGGTGGCGCATCATTTATGGCGCCGCTTTGGCCAGTCCCACAAAGTCCGCTTTGTGTCCCTCGATTTTGCGCCAGTGGTAAACGAAATTCTGGCCAAGGTGGAAGATGGCCAGATGGGGATAGTGTTGAAACGCATGATGGTGCGTGCGGCGTCGGCCATTGCGGAGCGCTACGGCATTCAGGCGCTGGTCACCGGCGAGGCGCTGGGGCAGGTGTCCAGCCAGACGCTGACTAATCTGCGTTTAATTGACAACGCGTCAGACACGCTTATTCTGCGTCCGCTTATCTCTCATGACAAAGAACATATCATTACGCTGGCGCACCAGATTGGCACGGAAGAGTACGCCAAAACCATGCCGGAATACTGTGGCGTGATTTCCAAAAGCCCAACCGTGCGGGCGGTGAAAAGCCGTATCGAGCAGGAAGAGGGGCAATTCGATTTTGCCGTACTGGAAACGGCGGTGGCGCAGGCGCAGGTGGTGGATATCCGCGAGCTGGTCGCCGAGGAGGGGAACGCGCCTGTCGCCGAGGTGGAAACCACCGCGGAGTTGGGCAGCGGCGATGTCGTGCTGGATATCCGTTCGCAGGATGAGCAGGAAGGCTGCCCGCTGACGCTGGCTAATGTGGCGGTGCAAACGCTGCCGTTTTACAAGTTGGGCAGTCACTTCGGCGAGCTGGATCAGAGTAAATTATACTTACTGTACTGCGACCGTGGGGTGATGAGTCGCTTGCAGGCGCTCTATTTGCGCGAGCAGGGCTTCCAAAACGTGAAGGTTTACCGCCCTTAA
- the panE gene encoding 2-dehydropantoate 2-reductase encodes MKITVLGCGTLGQLWLAALSRQGHNVQGWLRVPQSVCTVDVISPKGQENRLQLPANNAEHLAASDLLLVTLKAWQVSGAVRALLPQLRADCAILLLHNGLGTREELPVLIQPLIMGTTTHAAHREENKIHHIYAGTTRIGPGNSQAQQSSAMAKVLHHALPEVAWHNNITASSWVKLAANCVINPLTAIYNCRNGELERYPAEIEAICREVAMVMDREGYHTHYESLLFYVGQVIRSTADNVSSMLQDVRAQRQSEIDYITGHVLRRARAHGLNMPKNQRLFDWVKRKEESYGQIDSSLSGRW; translated from the coding sequence ATGAAAATTACCGTTCTGGGTTGTGGCACATTAGGACAGCTGTGGCTAGCGGCGCTTAGCCGTCAGGGACACAACGTTCAGGGATGGCTGAGGGTGCCGCAATCGGTATGCACCGTGGATGTTATCAGCCCAAAAGGGCAGGAAAACCGTTTACAATTGCCCGCCAATAACGCTGAGCATCTGGCCGCAAGCGATCTGTTGCTGGTGACATTGAAAGCCTGGCAGGTATCCGGGGCGGTACGGGCGCTGTTGCCGCAACTGCGCGCCGATTGCGCCATCCTACTGCTGCATAACGGCCTCGGCACGCGTGAGGAGTTACCTGTCCTGATCCAGCCGCTGATTATGGGTACCACCACCCATGCCGCCCACCGTGAAGAGAACAAAATCCACCATATCTATGCCGGCACGACGCGCATCGGTCCCGGCAATAGTCAGGCGCAGCAAAGCAGCGCGATGGCGAAAGTGTTACATCATGCCCTGCCGGAGGTTGCCTGGCATAACAATATCACCGCCTCAAGTTGGGTCAAGCTTGCCGCTAATTGCGTGATAAACCCCCTCACCGCCATTTACAATTGCCGCAACGGTGAGCTGGAACGCTATCCGGCCGAAATCGAAGCCATCTGCCGCGAAGTGGCGATGGTGATGGACCGCGAGGGTTACCATACTCATTATGAAAGCCTGCTGTTCTATGTCGGCCAGGTAATCCGCAGCACCGCGGATAATGTTTCCTCTATGCTGCAGGATGTCCGAGCCCAGCGGCAATCGGAGATAGATTACATTACCGGCCATGTCCTGCGGCGCGCACGTGCGCACGGGCTGAATATGCCGAAGAATCAGCGGCTATTTGATTGGGTGAAACGCAAGGAGGAAAGCTATGGACAAATCGATTCTTCTCTGTCTGGCCGATGGTAG
- a CDS encoding MFS transporter, translated as MNDTKMTGMELRATWGLGTVFSLRMLGMFMVLPVLTTYGMALQGASEALIGLAIGIYGLAQAVFQIPFGLVSDRVGRKPLIVGGLLIFALGSAIAALTDSIWGVILGRALQGSGAIAAVVMALLSDLTREQNRTKAMAFIGVSFGVTFAIAMVVGPIMTHAIGLSGLFWGITALALAGVALTLLVVPTAGAHTLNRESGIVRGSFGKVLANPQLLKLNVGIFCLHAMLISSFVALPPMMARAGFLPGDQWKVYLVTMLFSFAAVVPAIIYAEVKRRMKRVFLGCVTLLLVAELVLLAAGGHLWVMFAGIQVFFLAFNVMEAMLPSLISKESPAGYKGTAMGVYSTSQFLGVAFGGTLGGFLFQLQGDWLVFLAGAAIALTWWLVSITLREPPYVSSLRIALPDRMAADGQLAQRLQAQPGVTEVVVVPEERSAYVKVDTKQTNRAALEKTVAA; from the coding sequence ATGAACGACACAAAAATGACCGGCATGGAGCTGCGGGCCACCTGGGGCCTGGGTACGGTATTTTCTTTGCGCATGCTGGGCATGTTCATGGTATTGCCGGTGTTAACCACCTATGGCATGGCGCTACAGGGCGCCAGCGAAGCGCTCATCGGCCTGGCCATCGGTATCTACGGGCTGGCGCAGGCGGTGTTTCAGATCCCCTTCGGACTGGTATCCGACCGCGTCGGCCGCAAGCCGCTTATCGTCGGTGGTTTGCTGATCTTTGCCCTCGGCAGCGCCATCGCCGCGCTGACCGACAGCATATGGGGCGTGATCCTCGGCCGCGCGCTACAGGGATCGGGCGCCATTGCCGCCGTGGTGATGGCGCTGCTGTCGGATTTGACCCGCGAGCAGAACCGCACCAAAGCGATGGCGTTTATCGGCGTCAGTTTTGGCGTGACCTTTGCCATCGCCATGGTGGTCGGCCCCATCATGACCCATGCCATCGGTCTTAGCGGCCTGTTTTGGGGCATCACCGCGCTGGCGTTGGCAGGGGTCGCGCTCACCCTGTTAGTGGTGCCCACCGCCGGCGCCCATACGCTTAATCGAGAATCAGGCATCGTGCGCGGCAGTTTCGGCAAAGTCCTGGCCAATCCGCAGCTGCTGAAACTCAACGTGGGGATTTTTTGCCTGCATGCCATGTTGATATCGAGTTTCGTCGCCCTGCCACCCATGATGGCCCGTGCCGGCTTTTTGCCCGGCGACCAGTGGAAAGTGTACCTGGTCACCATGCTGTTTTCATTCGCCGCGGTGGTGCCGGCCATCATTTATGCCGAAGTCAAACGGCGCATGAAGCGCGTGTTTCTGGGTTGCGTGACGCTGTTGCTAGTTGCCGAGCTGGTATTGCTCGCAGCGGGCGGACATCTCTGGGTCATGTTCGCCGGCATTCAAGTGTTCTTTTTGGCGTTCAACGTCATGGAAGCTATGCTGCCATCGCTTATCAGCAAAGAGTCGCCGGCAGGCTATAAAGGCACCGCTATGGGCGTTTACTCCACCAGCCAGTTTCTCGGCGTGGCGTTCGGTGGCACGCTCGGCGGCTTTCTGTTTCAACTCCAGGGCGACTGGCTGGTCTTTCTGGCAGGAGCGGCAATAGCGCTGACGTGGTGGCTTGTAAGCATTACGCTGCGCGAGCCACCCTATGTAAGCAGTCTGCGCATTGCCCTGCCCGACCGCATGGCGGCCGATGGTCAGTTGGCTCAGCGTCTCCAGGCGCAGCCGGGCGTCACCGAGGTGGTGGTGGTGCCCGAAGAGCGCAGCGCCTATGTCAAGGTCGATACCAAACAGACCAATCGCGCGGCGCTGGAAAAAACGGTCGCTGCCTGA
- the cyoE gene encoding heme o synthase produces MIKQYLQVTKPGIIFGNLISVIGGFLLAAKGQIDYALFLATLLGVSLVVASGCVFNNYIDRDIDRKMERTKNRVLVKGLISPKVSLVYATVLGIAGFALLYLAANPLAMWLAVMGFVVYVGVYSLYMKRKSVYGTLIGSLSGAAPPVIGYCAVSDGFDTGALILLLIFSLWQMPHSYAIAIFRFKDYQAASIPVLPVKRGISVTKHHITLYIIGFMVATLMLTLSGYAGYKYLIVAASVSVWWLGMALQGYKSANDDKVWARKLFIFSIVAINSLSVMMSVDFMVPSANNLLTYLG; encoded by the coding sequence ATGATTAAGCAATACCTGCAAGTAACAAAACCAGGAATTATTTTCGGTAATCTAATTTCTGTCATCGGGGGCTTCTTGCTGGCCGCAAAGGGCCAGATTGATTATGCCCTGTTTCTCGCCACGCTGCTCGGTGTGTCGCTGGTGGTCGCCTCGGGTTGTGTGTTTAACAACTATATCGATCGCGATATCGACCGGAAAATGGAAAGGACCAAAAACAGGGTCCTGGTGAAAGGATTAATTTCTCCGAAAGTCAGTCTGGTTTACGCTACGGTGCTGGGTATTGCCGGTTTTGCGTTGTTGTATCTGGCGGCGAATCCGCTGGCCATGTGGCTGGCGGTGATGGGCTTTGTCGTCTATGTCGGCGTGTACAGCCTGTATATGAAGCGCAAATCCGTCTACGGTACGCTTATCGGCAGTTTGTCCGGCGCCGCGCCGCCGGTCATCGGTTACTGCGCCGTCAGCGACGGGTTCGACACCGGCGCACTGATTCTGCTGCTGATCTTCAGTCTGTGGCAAATGCCTCATTCCTATGCCATTGCCATTTTCCGCTTCAAGGACTATCAGGCAGCGTCGATTCCGGTCTTACCGGTCAAACGCGGTATTTCGGTCACGAAACACCACATCACCCTGTATATCATCGGGTTCATGGTGGCCACGCTGATGCTGACGTTGAGCGGTTATGCCGGCTACAAATACCTGATCGTCGCCGCCTCGGTAAGCGTTTGGTGGCTGGGCATGGCGTTGCAGGGCTATAAATCAGCCAATGACGATAAAGTGTGGGCGCGCAAGCTGTTCATTTTCTCGATCGTGGCCATCAACTCGTTGAGCGTGATGATGTCGGTAGACTTCATGGTGCCGTCCGCCAACAACCTGCTCACTTACCTCGGGTAA
- a CDS encoding cytochrome o ubiquinol oxidase subunit IV, producing MSHASAGHTGASQGSHKSYLIGFILSIILTVIPFAIVMQGSASESMLIAVLVICAVVQIVVHLVYFLHLSTSSEQQWNLIAFVFAVMIIAILVVGSLWIMWYLNHNLMGH from the coding sequence ATGAGTCATGCATCCGCAGGGCATACTGGCGCCAGCCAAGGCAGCCATAAGTCTTATTTGATTGGTTTTATTCTCTCCATCATCCTGACGGTAATTCCGTTTGCCATAGTGATGCAGGGCTCCGCCAGCGAAAGCATGCTGATCGCGGTGCTGGTGATTTGCGCAGTCGTACAGATTGTGGTTCATCTGGTGTACTTCCTGCACCTCAGTACGTCGTCCGAGCAGCAGTGGAATCTGATAGCCTTTGTGTTTGCGGTGATGATCATCGCCATCCTGGTAGTCGGCTCCTTGTGGATTATGTGGTACCTCAATCACAACTTGATGGGCCACTAA
- a CDS encoding cytochrome o ubiquinol oxidase subunit III produces the protein MSTKILSNHEAAHTEHGHHDAGATKVFGFWIYLMSDCILFATLFATYAVLSNSVAGGPTGKDIFELPFVLVETFFLLFSSITYGMAILAMYRGYKSRVNVWLGMTFLFGLGFICMELYEFHHLIAEGYGPDRSAFLSGFFTLVGTHGLHVTSGLIWILVMMVQVSRRGLTPVNQTRLQCLSLFWHFLDVVWICVFTVVYLMGAL, from the coding sequence ATGTCAACTAAGATCCTATCCAATCATGAAGCCGCCCATACCGAGCATGGGCACCACGATGCGGGAGCCACCAAAGTATTCGGCTTCTGGATCTACCTGATGAGCGACTGTATTCTGTTCGCCACCCTGTTCGCCACCTATGCCGTGCTGAGCAATAGCGTGGCGGGCGGACCGACGGGCAAGGACATTTTCGAGCTGCCATTTGTGCTGGTCGAAACCTTCTTCCTGCTGTTCAGTAGTATCACCTACGGCATGGCTATCCTAGCCATGTACCGCGGTTACAAGAGCCGAGTCAACGTCTGGCTGGGCATGACTTTCCTGTTCGGCCTCGGCTTTATCTGCATGGAACTTTACGAGTTCCATCATTTGATTGCCGAAGGCTATGGGCCGGACCGCAGCGCCTTCCTGTCCGGCTTCTTCACGCTGGTGGGTACCCATGGTTTGCACGTCACCTCCGGCCTAATCTGGATTCTGGTGATGATGGTTCAGGTCTCCCGTCGCGGTCTGACACCGGTTAACCAAACCCGTTTGCAGTGCCTGAGCCTGTTCTGGCACTTCCTGGACGTGGTGTGGATTTGCGTCTTTACCGTGGTGTATTTAATGGGGGCACTTTAA